A genomic window from Pantoea alhagi includes:
- a CDS encoding sucrose-6-phosphate hydrolase, with amino-acid sequence MKEAALLKQTVKALMQGQLRAAQDPHRPAWHLAPSVGLLNDPNGFIQFDGDFHLFYQWNPLACAHGAKFWGHWRSADLVHWQHEPIALVPSEEYESHGCYSGSAVDNDGVLTLIYTGNVKFAEGRTAWQCLATLEEDGSCRKLGPVLALPEGYSGHVRDPKVWRHDDGQWYMVLGAQNLAGEGKVLLLRSGDLHSWQLLGEIAGSQLNGLGDFGYMWECPDLFRLGNHDILITCPQGLAPQPKRWLNTFQSGYFIGELDYQHARFPHGEFHELDLGFEFYAPQTTASSDGRRLLFGWMGIPDGDEFYQPTLAYGWIHQMTCPRELTLEQGSLRQRPARELQQLRRSPLTLQGAAQQLEPLDISSAELLIQPEGVLTLHFADALRLSWDGKELQLSRRNPRSGVEEHRYWHGSLARLHIFCDRSSIEIFINDGEAVMSSRYFPTVTPQLRLEGETNVRLHYWRLEAGMIV; translated from the coding sequence ATGAAAGAGGCAGCACTTCTGAAACAAACCGTAAAGGCGCTGATGCAGGGACAGCTCCGCGCCGCTCAGGATCCTCATCGCCCGGCCTGGCATCTGGCCCCATCGGTGGGCCTGCTGAATGACCCAAACGGCTTTATTCAGTTTGATGGCGATTTTCATCTTTTTTATCAATGGAACCCGCTGGCCTGCGCGCACGGCGCAAAATTTTGGGGTCACTGGCGTTCCGCCGATTTGGTCCACTGGCAGCATGAGCCGATCGCGCTGGTGCCGTCGGAAGAGTATGAAAGCCACGGCTGTTACTCGGGTTCTGCGGTAGATAATGATGGCGTGCTGACGCTGATCTATACCGGCAACGTCAAGTTTGCGGAAGGCCGCACCGCCTGGCAATGCCTGGCCACGCTGGAAGAAGATGGCAGTTGTCGTAAGCTGGGCCCGGTTCTGGCTCTGCCTGAGGGTTACAGCGGCCATGTGCGTGACCCGAAAGTATGGCGGCATGACGACGGGCAGTGGTATATGGTACTGGGCGCGCAAAACCTGGCAGGCGAAGGCAAAGTGCTGCTGCTGCGCAGCGGGGATCTGCATAGCTGGCAACTACTGGGCGAAATCGCCGGCAGCCAGCTTAACGGGCTGGGCGATTTTGGCTATATGTGGGAGTGCCCGGATCTCTTCCGTCTGGGCAACCATGATATTCTGATTACCTGCCCGCAGGGACTGGCCCCTCAGCCGAAACGCTGGCTCAATACCTTTCAGAGCGGCTATTTTATTGGTGAACTGGATTATCAGCATGCCCGTTTCCCGCATGGCGAATTCCATGAACTCGACCTTGGCTTTGAGTTTTATGCTCCGCAAACCACCGCCAGCAGTGACGGAAGAAGGCTGCTGTTTGGCTGGATGGGCATTCCCGATGGCGATGAGTTTTACCAGCCCACCCTCGCTTACGGCTGGATCCATCAAATGACCTGCCCACGCGAGCTGACGCTGGAACAGGGCAGCCTGCGGCAACGCCCGGCGCGTGAGCTGCAGCAGCTGCGCCGTTCACCGCTGACATTACAGGGCGCAGCGCAACAGCTGGAGCCGCTTGATATCAGCAGCGCCGAACTGTTGATACAGCCAGAGGGCGTGCTAACGCTGCATTTCGCCGATGCGCTCCGCTTAAGCTGGGATGGAAAAGAACTACAACTGTCGCGGCGCAACCCGCGTAGCGGCGTTGAAGAGCATCGTTACTGGCACGGCAGCCTTGCCCGCCTGCATATTTTTTGCGACCGCTCCAGCATCGAGATTTTTATCAACGATGGTGAGGCGGTGATGTCCAGCCGCTATTTTCCCACGGTAACGCCGCAGTTGCGGCTGGAAGGCGAGACGAATGTCAGGCTGCATTACTGGCGACTGGAAGCGGGCATGATAGTATAA
- a CDS encoding inorganic phosphate transporter: MSENQTWHAASSPASARPDLSSKHSKKTALAVIVLIIAGLVFAGVNLFADVEESGQVVTSYFPFVLLGLALVIALAFEFVNGFHDTANAVATVIYTHSLPPGAAILWSGLCNFSGVLLSSGAVAFGIISLLPMELMLQASSGNGFAMIYALLFSAITWNLGTWYLGLPSSSSHTLIGSIIGVGVANAINNGRSGMEGVNWDQALNVAYALLFSPLVGFASAALLLLVMKKWLRNRQLYSAPEGQQPPPGWIRALLILTCTGVSFAHGSNDGQKGMGLIMLILVGAMPIAYALNRSVPPDQIPRVAALAQITSQQLTAEHTLPPQYAPRDVLMEFMRSGENSPQVAPALGALLDKIGRQIKQYGSMENIPAQLVANTRNDMYLAAESIKQLKAAKAPFPAEMQNNLNAMKSELDNATRFIPLWVKVVVALALGLGTMVGWRRIVITVGERIGKTHLSYAQGASAELVTVATIGAADAFGLPVSTTHVLSSGVAGTMAANRSGLQMATLRNLLIAWVLTLPVSILISALLFMLFIHL; encoded by the coding sequence ATGAGCGAGAATCAAACCTGGCACGCCGCGTCATCGCCTGCGTCGGCGCGTCCCGATCTGAGCAGTAAACACAGTAAAAAAACCGCCCTGGCCGTGATCGTACTGATCATTGCCGGACTTGTTTTTGCCGGGGTAAACCTGTTTGCCGATGTGGAAGAGTCCGGGCAAGTCGTTACCAGCTACTTTCCTTTTGTGCTGTTAGGCCTGGCGCTGGTGATTGCGCTGGCGTTCGAGTTTGTTAACGGCTTTCATGACACCGCCAATGCGGTAGCCACAGTGATTTATACCCATTCACTACCGCCCGGCGCGGCGATCCTCTGGTCCGGCTTATGTAACTTCAGCGGCGTGCTGCTTTCCAGCGGCGCGGTGGCCTTCGGCATTATTTCATTGCTACCCATGGAGTTAATGCTACAGGCCAGCAGCGGTAATGGCTTCGCCATGATCTATGCCCTGCTCTTTTCTGCGATAACCTGGAATCTCGGCACCTGGTATCTGGGTTTGCCCTCCTCTTCTTCCCATACGCTGATTGGCTCAATTATTGGCGTCGGGGTGGCTAACGCTATCAATAACGGGCGTAGCGGCATGGAAGGCGTTAACTGGGATCAGGCGCTTAATGTTGCTTACGCGCTGCTGTTTTCGCCGCTTGTTGGCTTTGCCAGCGCTGCGCTGCTGTTGCTGGTGATGAAAAAATGGCTGCGCAATCGCCAGCTCTACAGCGCGCCAGAAGGACAGCAGCCGCCGCCGGGCTGGATCCGCGCGTTGTTGATCCTCACCTGCACCGGCGTCTCTTTTGCCCATGGATCTAACGACGGACAAAAAGGCATGGGGCTGATTATGTTGATTCTGGTGGGCGCGATGCCGATTGCCTACGCTCTTAACCGCTCTGTCCCGCCCGATCAGATCCCGCGCGTGGCGGCACTGGCGCAGATTACCAGTCAGCAGCTGACGGCAGAGCATACGCTGCCGCCGCAGTATGCGCCGCGTGACGTGCTGATGGAGTTTATGCGCAGCGGCGAAAACAGCCCGCAGGTTGCGCCAGCGCTGGGCGCGCTGCTGGATAAAATTGGCCGACAGATCAAGCAATATGGTTCGATGGAGAATATTCCGGCACAGCTGGTGGCCAATACCCGTAATGATATGTATCTGGCGGCGGAAAGCATTAAGCAGCTAAAGGCGGCAAAAGCGCCGTTCCCGGCGGAGATGCAGAACAACCTTAACGCGATGAAAAGCGAGCTGGATAATGCGACCCGCTTTATTCCACTTTGGGTAAAAGTCGTGGTGGCGCTGGCGCTTGGCCTGGGCACCATGGTGGGCTGGCGCCGCATTGTGATTACCGTCGGCGAGCGGATCGGCAAAACCCATTTGAGCTATGCACAGGGCGCCAGCGCAGAGCTGGTCACGGTCGCCACCATCGGCGCAGCTGACGCCTTTGGTCTGCCGGTCTCTACCACGCATGTTCTGTCGTCCGGCGTGGCAGGCACCATGGCGGCTAACCGCTCCGGTCTGCAAATGGCGACGTTGCGCAATCTGCTGATCGCCTGGGTGCTGACGCTGCCGGTCTCAATTTTGATTTCCGCCCTGTTGTTTATGCTGTTTATACACCTTTAG
- a CDS encoding LacI family DNA-binding transcriptional regulator has protein sequence MNKPKRVTIKDIAQLAGVSKSTASLVLSGRGKELRVSEATRERVMDIARQAHYQPSIHARALNSSRSHTVGLVVPEMTNQGFATFSHALETLCRDAGLQLLIACTDENASQETLAVNNLIQRQVDGLIVASSMLNDAEYQKINQQIPVVLFDRHLGESSLPLVITEAVEPTASLVESVAREGFDEFYFFGGQPRISPTRDRLEGFRQGLARAGMALKPEWIIHGHYHASSGYEMFAELYMRLGRVPQALFCAACGLQEGVLRYLSQHGLLDQPIRLCSFDDHYLYDALSVKIDTVVQDERMLAWNCFEIVSALMEGETPENLQRHLPARLKWRSA, from the coding sequence GTGAATAAACCAAAACGCGTCACGATTAAAGATATCGCCCAGCTGGCGGGCGTCTCCAAGTCTACCGCCAGCCTGGTTCTCAGCGGACGAGGCAAGGAACTGCGTGTGTCGGAAGCGACGCGCGAGCGGGTAATGGATATTGCTCGCCAGGCACATTATCAGCCCAGCATTCATGCCCGCGCATTAAACTCTTCCCGCAGCCATACCGTGGGTCTGGTCGTGCCGGAAATGACCAACCAGGGCTTTGCCACCTTTTCCCATGCGCTGGAAACCCTGTGCCGCGATGCCGGACTACAGCTGCTGATCGCCTGTACCGATGAGAACGCCAGTCAGGAAACGCTGGCGGTGAATAACCTGATCCAGCGCCAGGTCGATGGTTTAATCGTGGCATCCAGCATGCTGAACGATGCGGAATACCAGAAGATTAATCAGCAGATCCCAGTGGTGCTGTTCGACCGTCATCTGGGCGAATCTTCACTGCCGCTGGTGATTACCGAGGCGGTGGAGCCCACTGCCAGTCTGGTTGAAAGCGTTGCCCGGGAAGGCTTTGACGAATTCTATTTCTTCGGCGGCCAGCCGCGTATTTCACCAACCCGCGATCGGCTGGAGGGTTTCCGTCAGGGGCTGGCGCGGGCCGGCATGGCGTTAAAGCCGGAGTGGATTATTCACGGTCATTACCATGCCAGCTCCGGTTATGAGATGTTCGCCGAGCTTTATATGCGTCTGGGCCGCGTGCCGCAGGCGCTGTTCTGTGCCGCCTGCGGTCTGCAGGAGGGCGTGCTGCGCTATCTTAGCCAGCATGGCCTGCTGGATCAGCCAATCCGCCTGTGCAGCTTTGACGATCACTATCTCTATGATGCGCTGTCGGTGAAAATCGATACGGTGGTACAGGATGAGCGAATGCTGGCGTGGAACTGCTTCGAAATCGTATCAGCCTTAATGGAAGGCGAAACACCGGAAAATCTGCAGCGCCATCTGCCGGCACGGCTGAAATGGCGCAGCGCCTGA
- a CDS encoding UvrD-helicase domain-containing protein, which produces MHKVHPYFFLINSRFQEKIVNKLSQHEQQQLLELGIGLIQHDESLSKKAHSYDNVKELLSYISFICSSDDALSEQIIERFIVGKVPEENSPGPVMSQNKTITRRKATRKTRSKIPGLAINPDNQQTEIINHCHQGIQVDAFAGAGKSTVSKLMIDELGNNKTLYTAFLRENITEAKLRITEQAYTQDALAHRYALKYAPFKSIFNNKHAPDPYSLQHIVGFDASLDLGRNKVKLHTVARLITQTISRFCTSTDLQLAEVHLPVAIFSPVARKKVLAWATSYWDYLTSGRATLEQGATYEHLMKYWSLTASITLPDDYENIIVDEAQDISGAFFNVLRNHTDRNIVIVGDTYQQLFKWRGAVNSMGLFDKPRFPLTTSYRFGEAIGDCSNRVLARHSQPPQHLLCGQQNLRSQVIFYDESQNLPDMTGAILTRTRSQIIFIADNELRAGHKIHIKTEINALKFIINNIICLSRGELDKITHPYILKCPNVAFLESDLIDNPEPDIYFAWKLFKKYGAHTSDVIDKIAQNNYPVEQAVKVISTTHAIKGQEWDNIVIAPDYAVVLDNPNADIDSELSVLYVAITRAKHRVFIPESLKNYF; this is translated from the coding sequence AAAGGAGCTTTTATCCTATATCTCCTTTATCTGTTCTTCAGATGATGCGCTTTCAGAACAAATTATCGAGCGGTTTATAGTAGGTAAAGTACCTGAAGAAAACAGTCCTGGCCCGGTAATGTCGCAGAATAAAACTATAACCAGACGGAAGGCAACCAGAAAAACGCGCTCCAAAATACCGGGTCTTGCTATAAATCCTGATAATCAACAGACGGAAATTATTAACCACTGTCATCAAGGAATTCAGGTTGATGCTTTTGCCGGTGCGGGTAAATCTACCGTTTCAAAGTTGATGATTGATGAGTTGGGTAATAATAAAACTCTCTATACCGCTTTTTTGCGTGAAAATATCACCGAGGCGAAACTGAGGATTACCGAACAAGCCTATACACAGGATGCATTAGCCCATCGATATGCTTTAAAATACGCTCCCTTTAAATCCATTTTTAATAATAAGCATGCTCCGGATCCCTATTCACTGCAACATATTGTGGGGTTTGATGCTTCGCTGGATCTGGGACGCAATAAGGTCAAGCTTCATACTGTTGCACGGTTGATTACCCAAACGATAAGTCGATTCTGTACCTCAACGGATCTACAACTGGCTGAAGTACACCTTCCTGTTGCGATATTTTCTCCTGTCGCCCGGAAAAAGGTTTTAGCCTGGGCGACAAGCTACTGGGACTACCTTACTTCAGGACGCGCAACTCTGGAACAGGGGGCTACCTATGAGCATCTGATGAAATATTGGTCGTTAACGGCCTCGATCACTTTACCTGACGACTATGAAAATATTATCGTCGATGAGGCTCAGGATATAAGCGGCGCATTTTTTAATGTATTACGTAATCATACCGATCGTAATATTGTTATTGTAGGAGATACCTACCAGCAGTTGTTCAAATGGCGCGGCGCAGTTAATTCCATGGGGCTGTTCGATAAGCCGCGTTTTCCTTTAACTACCAGCTACCGTTTTGGTGAAGCGATCGGCGATTGCTCAAATCGGGTGCTTGCCAGGCACAGCCAACCGCCGCAGCATCTATTGTGTGGTCAGCAAAACCTGCGCTCGCAGGTAATTTTTTATGATGAGTCCCAAAACCTGCCGGATATGACCGGTGCTATTTTAACCAGAACCCGAAGCCAGATAATTTTTATCGCCGATAATGAGCTACGTGCCGGACATAAAATACATATCAAAACTGAAATAAACGCTTTAAAATTTATCATTAATAATATCATATGCTTATCTCGGGGTGAGTTAGATAAAATAACGCATCCCTATATTTTAAAATGCCCAAACGTTGCTTTTTTGGAAAGCGACCTGATAGATAATCCAGAGCCAGACATCTATTTTGCATGGAAATTATTCAAGAAATATGGTGCTCACACCTCCGATGTCATTGATAAAATTGCACAAAATAATTACCCAGTGGAACAGGCGGTTAAGGTAATATCAACCACCCATGCTATTAAAGGACAGGAATGGGATAATATTGTTATTGCCCCCGACTATGCTGTCGTGCTTGATAACCCTAACGCAGATATAGATAGTGAGCTTTCGGTGCTTTATGTTGCGATCACCCGCGCAAAACATAGAGTATTTATACCTGAAAGTTTGAAAAACTATTTTTAG
- a CDS encoding carbohydrate porin, producing MEARLQAAEQRAADAEKRARQAELRVAGIEQQRDKSQQVALTNTAPPAAANSVSASSASSAASPSPSSSPMTTAAVPGTPVSVPAQTPELAEGFEFHGYARSGLIMNDAATSTQSGPYLTPAGETGGAVGRLGNENNTYVELNLEHKTRLANGATTRFKAMLADGQQSYNDWTADTSSLNLRQAFVELGSLPTFTGAFHNSTLWAGKRFDRDNFDIHWLDSDVVFLAGTGGGIYDVRWNDRLRSNFSLYGRNFGDIETVDNTIQNYIVTANNFVGPFQFMLSGLRAKDNEERVNNGVRNDNAGDSGFHAMAALHNDSFYGLRAGQAKSALLYGHGLGAEVKGIGSDGNLTQNANTWRLASYGTTAINSTWSFAPALLAQQSRDRYVRGDDYRWLTFNARFIQEINQNFALAWEGSYQYMDLDPQGFKNRQSVSGGFYKLTLAPTFKVGDIGDFFTRPEIRFFASWMNWDSSLDNYASDDAFGSSGFSSGGEWNIGVQMETWF from the coding sequence ATGGAAGCGCGTCTGCAGGCTGCTGAACAGCGCGCAGCCGATGCAGAAAAACGCGCCCGCCAGGCAGAACTGCGCGTTGCCGGAATTGAACAGCAGCGTGACAAGTCTCAGCAGGTAGCATTGACGAACACTGCGCCGCCAGCTGCAGCAAACTCTGTATCTGCCTCTTCGGCGTCCTCAGCCGCCTCACCATCGCCTTCTTCATCACCAATGACCACCGCTGCCGTGCCAGGCACGCCGGTCAGCGTGCCGGCGCAAACGCCAGAGCTCGCCGAAGGGTTTGAATTTCACGGCTATGCACGGTCCGGCCTGATCATGAATGATGCCGCCACCAGCACGCAAAGCGGTCCTTATCTGACGCCCGCGGGCGAAACCGGCGGCGCAGTAGGAAGGCTCGGCAATGAAAATAACACCTATGTCGAACTTAACCTGGAACATAAAACCCGCCTGGCTAACGGCGCTACAACCCGTTTTAAAGCGATGCTGGCAGATGGTCAGCAAAGCTATAACGACTGGACGGCAGATACCAGCAGCCTGAATCTGCGTCAGGCTTTCGTTGAGTTAGGCAGTCTGCCGACCTTTACCGGCGCCTTCCATAACAGCACGCTATGGGCGGGCAAGCGCTTCGATCGCGATAACTTTGATATTCACTGGCTGGACTCGGATGTGGTGTTTCTTGCCGGAACCGGCGGCGGAATTTATGACGTGCGCTGGAACGATCGGCTACGCAGCAACTTTTCTCTTTACGGCCGCAACTTTGGCGATATTGAAACGGTGGATAACACCATCCAAAACTATATCGTGACCGCCAATAACTTTGTCGGACCGTTCCAGTTTATGCTCAGCGGGCTGCGCGCCAAAGACAATGAAGAGCGCGTCAATAATGGCGTTCGCAATGATAATGCCGGTGATAGCGGTTTTCATGCCATGGCGGCGCTGCATAACGACAGCTTTTACGGACTGCGTGCCGGTCAGGCTAAAAGCGCCCTGTTGTACGGCCACGGTCTGGGCGCAGAGGTCAAAGGCATTGGTTCGGATGGCAACCTGACGCAAAACGCCAACACCTGGCGTCTGGCCAGCTACGGCACCACCGCGATTAATAGCACCTGGAGCTTTGCTCCGGCGCTGCTGGCGCAGCAAAGCCGCGACCGCTATGTGCGGGGCGATGACTATCGCTGGCTGACGTTCAATGCCCGCTTTATCCAGGAAATTAATCAGAACTTCGCGCTGGCCTGGGAGGGCAGCTATCAATATATGGATCTCGATCCGCAGGGCTTTAAAAATCGTCAGAGCGTTAGCGGTGGTTTTTACAAGCTGACGCTGGCACCAACCTTCAAGGTCGGCGATATCGGCGACTTCTTTACCCGACCGGAAATTCGTTTTTTCGCCAGCTGGATGAACTGGGACAGCTCGCTGGATAACTATGCCAGCGACGACGCCTTTGGCAGCAGCGGCTTCTCTTCCGGCGGCGAGTGGAATATTGGCGTGCAGATGGAAACCTGGTTCTGA
- a CDS encoding sucrose-specific PTS transporter subunit IIBC: MDFNKVAQQLLPLLGGRENIASAAHCATRLRLVLVDDAKADKDAIDKLDGVKGCFRNAGQMQIIFGTGVVNKVYAAFIQAAGISEASKGETAQAATQKLNPAQRVARLLSNIFVPIIPAIVASGVLMGLLGMMKTYGWVNPDSALFVMLDMFSSAAFIILPILIGFTAAREFGGNPYLGATLGGILTHPALTNAWGVAGGFKTMDFFGLDVAMIGYQGTVFPVLLAVWFMSLLEKRLRRVIPDALDIILTPFLTVIISGFVAMLIIGPAGRALGDGISLVLSTLIAHAGWLAGLLFGGLYSVIVVTGIHHSFHAIEAGLLGNPSIGVNFLLPIWSMANVAQAGACLAVWFKTRDVKVRSIVLPSAFSGMLGITEAAIFGVNLRYMKPFIAGIVGGAAAGAWVVMSHVNMTAVGLTALPGMAIVQASSLVNYIIGMAIAFGIGFLLSLMLKYKVEASA; encoded by the coding sequence ATGGATTTTAATAAGGTTGCACAGCAGCTTTTACCGCTATTGGGCGGCAGGGAAAATATTGCATCGGCCGCGCACTGCGCCACGCGTCTGCGTCTGGTACTGGTGGATGACGCTAAGGCAGATAAAGATGCTATCGATAAACTGGATGGCGTAAAGGGCTGCTTTCGTAATGCCGGACAAATGCAGATTATTTTCGGCACCGGCGTGGTGAATAAGGTTTATGCCGCCTTTATTCAGGCGGCAGGCATCAGCGAAGCCAGCAAAGGCGAAACGGCGCAGGCAGCAACGCAAAAACTGAATCCGGCGCAGCGCGTCGCCCGACTGCTGTCGAACATTTTTGTGCCGATTATCCCGGCGATTGTCGCATCGGGCGTGCTTATGGGCCTGCTCGGCATGATGAAGACCTACGGCTGGGTCAATCCGGACAGCGCACTGTTTGTCATGCTGGATATGTTCAGTTCGGCGGCCTTTATTATTTTACCGATCCTGATTGGCTTTACCGCCGCACGCGAATTTGGCGGCAACCCTTATCTTGGCGCAACGCTGGGCGGGATTCTTACCCATCCGGCGCTGACCAACGCCTGGGGCGTGGCGGGCGGTTTTAAAACCATGGATTTTTTTGGTCTGGACGTGGCAATGATCGGTTATCAGGGCACGGTATTCCCGGTGCTGCTGGCCGTCTGGTTTATGAGCCTGCTGGAGAAGCGTCTGCGTCGGGTTATTCCGGACGCGCTGGATATTATTCTGACACCATTCCTGACGGTAATCATTTCCGGTTTTGTCGCCATGCTGATCATCGGTCCGGCGGGACGGGCGCTGGGCGATGGCATTTCTCTGGTGCTGAGTACGCTGATCGCTCATGCGGGCTGGCTGGCAGGGTTGCTGTTCGGCGGACTCTATTCAGTGATTGTGGTCACCGGTATTCATCACAGCTTCCATGCCATCGAAGCAGGTCTGTTGGGCAATCCCTCGATCGGCGTTAACTTCCTTTTACCGATCTGGTCGATGGCCAACGTGGCGCAGGCGGGTGCCTGTCTGGCAGTCTGGTTTAAAACCCGTGATGTTAAGGTGCGCAGTATTGTGCTGCCCTCTGCTTTTTCCGGCATGCTCGGTATTACTGAAGCGGCCATTTTCGGTGTGAATCTGCGTTATATGAAACCCTTTATCGCCGGTATCGTTGGCGGTGCGGCGGCAGGAGCCTGGGTGGTAATGAGTCACGTTAATATGACGGCGGTTGGGCTGACGGCGCTACCGGGCATGGCCATTGTGCAGGCCAGCTCGCTGGTGAACTACATTATCGGTATGGCGATCGCCTTTGGCATCGGCTTCCTGCTCTCCCTGATGCTGAAATATAAAGTTGAGGCCAGCGCATGA
- a CDS encoding aminoimidazole riboside kinase, translating into MTKRIWVLGDAVVDLLPEGEQRLIVCPGGAPANVAVGIARLGGNSAFIGCTGEDPFGQLLRKTLQQENVDTGYMRALPDQRTSTVLVGLDDEGERTFTFMVRPGADLFLTPADLPVFQKGEGLHLCSIALSAEPSRSAAFSAIDCIHQAGGWVSFDPNLRQDLWSDPQEMRDVVAQALLKADVIKLSLEELYFLTDSNELHDGIARFSAHYRPALLLVTQGKAGVTLWQNGELSHYSAPQVKVVDTTGAGDAFVAGLLAALIRDPNPLSPVDLPQAIASAQRCGALATTARGAMTALPYQDPH; encoded by the coding sequence ATGACAAAACGTATCTGGGTATTGGGTGACGCCGTAGTGGATCTGCTACCGGAAGGCGAGCAGCGTTTGATCGTCTGTCCCGGCGGCGCGCCGGCAAATGTGGCGGTCGGCATCGCCCGACTGGGCGGAAACAGCGCCTTTATTGGCTGTACAGGAGAGGATCCCTTTGGTCAGCTGCTGCGGAAAACGCTTCAGCAGGAAAATGTGGATACCGGTTATATGCGTGCACTGCCAGACCAACGCACCTCAACGGTGCTGGTCGGCCTGGACGACGAAGGTGAACGCACTTTTACCTTTATGGTACGTCCGGGTGCCGATCTGTTTTTGACCCCGGCCGATCTCCCTGTGTTTCAGAAAGGCGAAGGTCTGCATCTTTGTTCGATTGCCCTCAGCGCCGAGCCATCACGCAGCGCAGCTTTCAGCGCCATCGATTGTATCCATCAGGCTGGCGGCTGGGTGAGTTTCGATCCTAACCTGCGGCAAGACCTCTGGTCAGATCCACAGGAAATGCGCGACGTTGTCGCTCAGGCGCTGCTGAAGGCAGATGTGATAAAGCTTTCGCTGGAAGAGCTTTATTTTCTCACCGACAGCAACGAGCTGCATGACGGCATTGCCCGCTTCAGCGCGCATTATCGTCCCGCTCTGCTGTTGGTTACCCAGGGCAAGGCGGGCGTGACGCTCTGGCAGAATGGCGAACTGAGTCACTATTCAGCCCCGCAGGTTAAAGTAGTTGATACCACCGGCGCAGGCGATGCGTTTGTTGCCGGTCTGCTGGCCGCTCTGATCCGCGATCCTAATCCCCTTTCACCTGTTGATCTTCCGCAGGCGATCGCCAGCGCCCAGCGCTGCGGCGCACTGGCGACCACGGCGCGCGGTGCCATGACCGCCCTGCCTTATCAGGATCCCCACTAA